The Mycobacterium seoulense genome has a window encoding:
- the carB gene encoding carbamoyl-phosphate synthase large subunit, with the protein MPRRSDLKHVLVIGSGPIVIGQAAEFDYSGTQACRVLRAEGLQVSLINSNPATIMTDPEYADHTYVEPITAAFVERVIAQQAERGNKIDALLATLGGQTALNTAVALYENGALERYGVELIGADIDAIQRGEDRQMFKDIVTKVGGESARSRVCFTMDEVRETVDELGLPVVVRPSFTMGGLGSGMAYSAEEVDRMAGAGLAASPSANVLIEESIYGWKEFELELMRDGHDNVVVVCSIENVDPMGVHTGDSVTVAPAMTLTDREYQRMRDLGIAILREVGVDTGGCNIQFAVNPRDGRLVVIEMNPRVSRSSALASKATGFPIAKIAAKLAIGYTLDEIVNDITKETPACFEPTLDYVVVKAPRFAFEKFPGADPTLTTTMKSVGEAMSLGRNFIEALGKVMRSLETTRAGFWTKPDPDGDVHEVLDRLRTPTEGRLYDIELALRLGASVEQVAEASGVDPWFLAQIGELGKLRTELVDAPVLDTDLLRRAKHSGLSDRQIAALRPELAGENGVRSLRSRLGIHPVYKTVDTCAAEFEARTPYHYSSYELDPAAETEVAPQAERPKVLILGSGPNRIGQGIEFDYSCVHAATTLSQAGFETVMVNCNPETVSTDYDTADRLYFEPLTFEDVLEVFRAESRSAGDGPGVVGVIVQLGGQTPLGLAQRLADAGVPIVGTPPEAIDLAEDRGAFGDLLAGAGLPAPKYGMATTFAQARRIADEIGYPVLVRPSYVLGGRGMEIVYDDETLEGYITRATELSPEHPVLVDRFLEDAVEIDVDALCDGSEVYIGGIMEHIEEAGIHSGDSACALPPVTLGRSDIEKVRRATEAIAHGIGVIGLLNVQYALKDDVLYVLEANPRASRTVPFVSKATAIPLAKACARIMLGATIPQLRAEGMLAASGDGAHAGPNAPIAVKEAVLPFHRFRRADGAAIDSLLGPEMKSTGEVMGIDRDFGSAFAKSQTAAYGSLPAEGTIFVSVANRDKRSLVFPVKRLADLGFRVLATEGTAEMLRRNGIPCDEVRKHFEPPQPGRPAVSAVDAIKAGEVDMVINTPYGNSGPRIDGYEIRSAAVSVNIPCVTTVQGASAAIQGIEAGIRGDIGVRSLQELHSLMGQGAAPGEGPR; encoded by the coding sequence AGAACGGGGCGCTGGAGCGCTATGGCGTCGAGCTCATCGGCGCCGACATCGACGCCATCCAGCGCGGCGAGGACCGGCAGATGTTCAAGGACATCGTCACCAAGGTTGGTGGTGAATCCGCCCGCAGCCGAGTGTGTTTCACCATGGACGAGGTCCGCGAGACGGTCGATGAACTCGGGCTGCCCGTCGTGGTGCGGCCCAGCTTCACCATGGGCGGGCTCGGCTCGGGCATGGCGTACTCCGCCGAGGAGGTCGACCGGATGGCCGGCGCGGGGCTGGCCGCCTCGCCCAGCGCCAACGTGCTGATCGAGGAATCGATTTACGGCTGGAAGGAATTCGAGCTCGAGCTGATGCGCGACGGCCACGACAACGTGGTGGTGGTCTGCTCGATCGAGAACGTCGACCCGATGGGCGTGCACACCGGCGACTCGGTCACCGTCGCGCCCGCCATGACGCTCACCGACCGCGAATACCAGCGGATGCGCGACCTGGGCATCGCGATCCTGCGCGAGGTCGGGGTGGACACCGGCGGCTGCAACATCCAGTTCGCGGTCAACCCGCGCGACGGCCGGCTGGTCGTCATCGAGATGAATCCGCGGGTGTCGCGGTCCAGCGCGCTGGCCTCCAAGGCCACCGGTTTCCCGATCGCCAAGATAGCCGCCAAGCTGGCCATCGGGTACACCCTCGACGAGATCGTCAACGACATCACCAAGGAGACGCCGGCCTGCTTCGAACCCACCCTCGACTACGTCGTCGTGAAGGCGCCGCGGTTCGCCTTCGAGAAGTTCCCCGGGGCGGACCCCACCCTGACCACCACGATGAAGTCCGTCGGCGAGGCGATGTCGTTGGGCCGCAACTTCATCGAGGCGCTCGGCAAGGTGATGCGGTCGCTGGAGACCACCCGCGCGGGTTTCTGGACCAAGCCGGACCCGGACGGGGACGTCCACGAGGTGCTCGACCGGCTGCGCACCCCGACCGAGGGTCGGCTCTACGACATCGAGCTGGCGCTGCGGCTCGGCGCGTCGGTCGAGCAGGTCGCCGAGGCCAGCGGTGTCGACCCGTGGTTCCTCGCCCAGATCGGCGAGCTGGGCAAGCTGCGCACCGAACTGGTGGACGCCCCGGTCCTCGACACCGACCTGCTGCGGCGGGCCAAGCACAGCGGGCTGTCGGACCGCCAAATCGCCGCGCTGCGGCCGGAATTGGCGGGGGAGAACGGGGTGCGCTCGCTGCGCTCGCGGTTGGGCATCCACCCGGTGTACAAGACGGTGGACACCTGCGCGGCGGAATTCGAGGCCAGGACGCCCTACCACTACAGCAGCTACGAGCTCGACCCTGCCGCCGAGACCGAGGTGGCCCCGCAGGCCGAGCGGCCCAAGGTGCTGATCCTGGGGTCGGGACCAAACCGGATCGGCCAGGGCATCGAATTCGATTACAGCTGCGTGCACGCGGCAACCACGTTGAGCCAGGCCGGCTTTGAGACCGTGATGGTCAACTGCAACCCGGAGACGGTGTCCACCGACTACGACACCGCCGACCGGCTGTACTTCGAGCCGCTCACCTTCGAGGACGTCCTGGAGGTGTTCCGCGCCGAAAGCCGGTCCGCCGGCGACGGCCCGGGCGTCGTCGGAGTCATCGTGCAGCTGGGCGGCCAGACCCCGCTCGGCCTGGCCCAGCGCCTGGCCGACGCCGGGGTCCCCATCGTGGGCACCCCGCCGGAGGCGATCGATTTGGCCGAGGACCGCGGCGCCTTCGGTGACCTGCTGGCCGGCGCCGGCTTGCCCGCGCCGAAATACGGCATGGCGACGACTTTCGCGCAGGCCCGCCGGATCGCCGACGAGATCGGTTACCCCGTGCTGGTGCGGCCGTCGTACGTGCTGGGCGGCCGCGGCATGGAGATCGTCTACGACGACGAGACGCTCGAGGGCTACATCACCCGCGCCACCGAGCTGTCGCCCGAGCACCCGGTGCTGGTCGACCGCTTCCTCGAGGACGCGGTGGAGATCGACGTCGACGCGCTGTGCGACGGCAGCGAGGTCTACATCGGCGGCATCATGGAGCACATCGAGGAGGCGGGCATCCACTCCGGCGACTCGGCGTGCGCGCTGCCGCCGGTCACGTTGGGCCGCAGCGACATCGAGAAGGTGCGCCGCGCGACGGAGGCCATCGCGCACGGCATCGGGGTGATCGGCCTGCTCAACGTGCAATACGCGCTGAAGGACGACGTGCTCTACGTCCTGGAGGCCAACCCGCGCGCCAGCCGCACCGTCCCGTTCGTCTCCAAGGCCACCGCGATCCCGCTCGCCAAGGCGTGCGCCCGGATCATGTTGGGCGCCACCATTCCCCAGCTGCGCGCCGAGGGCATGCTGGCGGCGTCCGGGGACGGCGCCCACGCGGGCCCGAACGCTCCGATCGCGGTCAAGGAGGCCGTGCTGCCGTTCCACCGCTTCCGCCGCGCCGACGGGGCCGCCATCGATTCACTGCTCGGCCCGGAGATGAAATCGACCGGCGAGGTGATGGGCATCGACCGCGACTTCGGCAGCGCCTTCGCCAAGAGCCAGACCGCCGCCTACGGGTCGCTGCCCGCCGAGGGCACCATCTTCGTCTCGGTCGCCAACCGGGACAAGCGGTCGCTGGTGTTCCCCGTCAAGCGCCTGGCCGACCTGGGCTTCCGCGTCCTGGCCACGGAGGGCACCGCGGAGATGTTGCGCCGCAACGGGATTCCCTGCGACGAGGTGCGCAAACACTTCGAGCCGCCGCAGCCGGGCCGCCCGGCGGTGTCCGCCGTCGACGCGATCAAGGCCGGCGAGGTCGACATGGTGATCAACACCCCCTACGGCAACTCCGGCCCACGCATCGACGGTTACGAGATCCGTTCGGCCGCGGTCTCGGTCAACATCCCGTGCGTCACGACCGTGCAGGGCGCGTCCGCCGCCATCCAGGGCATCGAGGCGGGCATCCGCGGCGACATCGGCGTCCGGTCCCTGCAAGAACTGCACAGCCTGATGGGCCAGGGCGCCGCGCCCGGGGAAGGCCCCCGGTGA
- the pyrF gene encoding orotidine-5'-phosphate decarboxylase, with amino-acid sequence MTGFGLRLAEAKAQRGPLCVGIDPHPELLRAWDLPATADGLAAFCDICVEAFAGFAVVKPQVAFFEAYGAAGFAVLERTIAALRSAGVLVLADAKRGDIGTTMAAYATAWAGDSPLAADAVTASPYLGFGSLRPLLEAAAAHDRGVFVLAATSNPEGATVQRAAFDGRTVAQLVVDQAAVVNKSAAPSGPGYVGVVVGATVLQAPDLSALGGPVLVPGLGVQGGRPEALAGLGGADPGQLLPAVAREVLRAGPGVTELRAAGERMLDAVAYLRAP; translated from the coding sequence GTGACGGGGTTCGGTCTCCGGCTCGCCGAGGCCAAGGCGCAGCGCGGCCCGCTGTGCGTGGGCATCGACCCGCACCCCGAGCTGCTGCGCGCCTGGGATCTGCCGGCCACCGCCGACGGGCTGGCCGCGTTCTGCGACATCTGCGTCGAGGCCTTCGCCGGTTTCGCCGTCGTCAAGCCGCAGGTGGCGTTCTTCGAGGCCTACGGCGCCGCCGGGTTCGCGGTGCTCGAACGCACCATCGCGGCCCTGCGATCGGCCGGCGTGCTGGTGCTGGCCGACGCCAAGCGCGGAGACATCGGCACCACCATGGCGGCCTACGCCACCGCCTGGGCGGGTGACTCGCCGCTGGCCGCCGACGCCGTGACGGCCTCGCCCTACCTGGGGTTCGGCTCGCTGCGGCCGCTGCTCGAGGCCGCCGCGGCCCACGATCGGGGCGTGTTCGTGCTGGCCGCCACGTCCAACCCCGAGGGCGCGACCGTCCAGCGGGCCGCCTTCGACGGGCGCACGGTGGCCCAGCTGGTGGTCGACCAGGCCGCGGTGGTGAACAAGTCCGCCGCGCCGTCCGGCCCCGGCTACGTCGGCGTGGTGGTGGGTGCGACCGTCCTGCAGGCGCCCGACCTCAGCGCGCTGGGCGGACCCGTGCTGGTGCCGGGCCTGGGCGTGCAGGGCGGGCGGCCAGAGGCCCTCGCGGGGCTGGGCGGGGCGGATCCCGGGCAGCTGTTGCCCGCGGTGGCCCGCGAGGTGCTGCGCGCGGGACCCGGCGTGACCGAACTGCGGGCGGCCGGCGAGCGGATGCTGGACGCCGTCGCCTACCTGAGAGCCCCCTAG
- a CDS encoding TOBE domain-containing protein — MSNLRIRQAAELLGVSDDTVRRWINQGSLAVGHDAAGRKVIASEDLARFSRTNAPAPPPDPLSIGSSARNRFVGLVTKVTSDTVMTQVEMQCGPFAVVSLMSTEAAEELQLRPGSVAVAVVKATTVIVETARPSTAVTSD, encoded by the coding sequence GTGTCCAACCTGCGGATCCGTCAGGCCGCTGAGCTGCTCGGAGTCAGCGACGACACCGTCCGGCGTTGGATCAACCAGGGATCGTTGGCGGTCGGTCACGACGCCGCCGGCCGCAAGGTCATCGCCAGCGAGGACCTGGCCCGGTTTTCCCGGACCAACGCCCCCGCCCCGCCGCCGGACCCGCTCAGCATCGGCAGCTCGGCCCGCAACCGCTTCGTCGGGCTGGTCACCAAGGTCACCAGCGACACGGTGATGACCCAGGTGGAGATGCAGTGCGGCCCGTTCGCCGTGGTCTCCCTGATGAGTACCGAAGCCGCCGAGGAGCTGCAGTTGCGGCCCGGCAGCGTCGCCGTGGCGGTCGTCAAAGCCACCACCGTGATCGTGGAGACCGCCCGGCCCAGCACGGCCGTCACGTCGGACTGA
- the mihF gene encoding integration host factor, actinobacterial type has protein sequence MALPQLTDEQRAAALEKAAAARRARAELKDRLKRGGTNLTQVLKDAETNEVLGKMKVSALLEALPKVGKVKAQEIMTELEIAPTRRLRGLGDRQRKALLEKFGS, from the coding sequence GTGGCCCTTCCCCAGTTGACCGACGAGCAGCGCGCGGCCGCGTTGGAGAAGGCGGCTGCCGCACGTCGAGCGCGAGCAGAGCTCAAGGACCGGCTCAAGCGCGGCGGCACCAACCTCACCCAGGTGCTCAAGGACGCCGAGACCAACGAAGTCCTGGGCAAGATGAAGGTTTCCGCGCTGCTTGAGGCGTTGCCCAAGGTGGGCAAGGTCAAAGCGCAGGAAATCATGACCGAGCTGGAGATCGCCCCCACCCGCCGCCTGCGCGGCCTCGGCGATCGCCAGCGCAAGGCCCTGCTGGAAAAGTTCGGCTCCTAA
- the gmk gene encoding guanylate kinase has translation MSAGGGPDVEHGTRPAPPGKGRVVVLSGPSAVGKSTVVRCLRERVPDLHFSVSATTRSPRPGEVDGVDYHFVSPARFQQLIDDGALLEWAEIHGGLHRSGTLAEPVRTAAAAGIPVLIEVDLAGARAVKKAMPEAVTVFLAPPSWQDLEARLVGRGTETPEAMRRRLETARVEMAAQDDFDEVVVNSQLESACAELVSLLVNSAPAPHDPPGQTTSDRD, from the coding sequence GTGAGCGCCGGCGGGGGACCGGACGTCGAGCACGGCACGCGTCCCGCACCACCAGGTAAGGGGCGCGTGGTCGTGCTGTCCGGTCCCTCCGCGGTCGGCAAGTCGACCGTGGTCCGCTGCCTGCGCGAGCGGGTTCCCGACCTGCATTTTTCCGTCTCGGCCACGACGCGATCGCCGCGGCCGGGCGAGGTCGACGGCGTCGACTACCACTTCGTCAGCCCCGCCCGCTTCCAGCAGCTCATCGACGACGGCGCGCTGCTGGAATGGGCCGAGATCCACGGTGGACTGCACCGCTCGGGCACGCTGGCCGAGCCGGTCCGGACCGCCGCCGCCGCCGGCATCCCGGTCCTCATCGAGGTCGACCTCGCCGGCGCCAGGGCGGTCAAGAAGGCGATGCCCGAGGCCGTCACCGTGTTCCTGGCGCCCCCCAGTTGGCAGGACCTCGAGGCCAGACTCGTCGGCCGCGGCACCGAAACGCCGGAGGCGATGCGCCGTCGCCTCGAGACCGCCCGCGTCGAGATGGCGGCCCAGGACGACTTCGACGAGGTCGTGGTCAACAGTCAATTGGAGTCCGCGTGCGCGGAATTGGTATCCTTGCTGGTGAATTCTGCGCCGGCTCCGCATGACCCGCCGGGCCAGACCACATCCGATCGAGATTGA
- the rpoZ gene encoding DNA-directed RNA polymerase subunit omega, translated as MTIPQSDAALAAVPDRFDPSAGGQRVYDTPLGITNPPIDELLDRVSSKYALVIYAAKRARQINDYYNQLGEGILEYVGPLVEPGLQEKPLSIALREIHADLLEHTEGE; from the coding sequence GTGACTATTCCGCAGTCCGACGCGGCGTTGGCCGCCGTTCCCGACCGCTTCGACCCGTCGGCCGGGGGCCAGCGCGTCTACGACACACCGCTGGGCATCACCAACCCGCCCATCGACGAACTGCTGGACCGCGTGTCGAGCAAGTACGCGCTGGTGATCTACGCGGCCAAACGGGCCCGCCAGATCAACGACTACTACAACCAGCTCGGCGAGGGCATCCTCGAATACGTCGGGCCGCTGGTCGAGCCGGGCCTTCAGGAGAAGCCGCTGTCGATCGCGCTGCGCGAAATTCACGCCGACCTGCTCGAGCACACCGAGGGCGAGTAA
- the coaBC gene encoding bifunctional phosphopantothenoylcysteine decarboxylase/phosphopantothenate--cysteine ligase CoaBC — protein sequence MDRKRIVVGVSGGIAAYKACTVVRQLSEAGHLVRVIPTESALRFVGAATFEALSGQPVHTGVFENVPDVPHVQLGQKADLVVVAPATADLLARAVHGRADDLLTATLLTARCPVLFAPAMHTEMWLHPATVDNVATLRRRGAVVLEPASGRLTGTDSGSGRLPEAEEITTLAELLLERHDALPYDLAGCKVLVTAGGTREPIDPVRFIGNRSSGKQGYAVARVAAQRGAEVTLIAGHTAGLIDPAGVEVVHVSSAEQLGDAVAKHAPAADVLVMAAAVADFRPAQVSAAKIKKGPNDQDAPPLIELVRNDDVLAGAVRARAHGELPNMRAIVGFAAETGDANGDVLFHARAKLRRKGCDLLVVNAVGDGRAFEVDSNDGWLLASDGTESALQHGSKTLMASRIVDAIAAFLHGGG from the coding sequence GTGGACCGTAAACGGATCGTCGTCGGCGTCTCCGGTGGCATCGCCGCCTACAAGGCGTGCACGGTCGTGCGCCAGCTCTCCGAGGCCGGTCATCTGGTCCGGGTCATCCCCACCGAATCCGCGCTGCGGTTCGTCGGGGCCGCCACGTTCGAGGCGCTGTCCGGCCAGCCGGTGCACACCGGGGTTTTCGAGAACGTCCCCGACGTGCCGCACGTCCAGCTCGGCCAGAAGGCCGACCTGGTCGTGGTCGCGCCGGCCACCGCGGACCTGCTGGCCCGCGCGGTGCACGGCCGCGCCGACGACCTGCTGACCGCGACCCTGCTCACGGCACGGTGTCCCGTGCTGTTCGCGCCGGCGATGCACACCGAGATGTGGTTGCACCCGGCCACCGTCGACAACGTGGCGACCCTGCGGCGCCGCGGGGCGGTCGTGCTCGAACCGGCGTCCGGCCGGCTCACCGGTACCGACAGCGGGTCGGGTCGGCTGCCCGAGGCCGAGGAGATCACCACCCTGGCCGAGCTGCTGCTGGAACGCCACGACGCGCTTCCCTACGACCTCGCGGGATGCAAGGTCCTGGTGACCGCCGGCGGCACCCGCGAACCGATCGACCCGGTGCGCTTCATCGGCAACCGCAGCTCGGGCAAGCAGGGCTACGCGGTGGCCCGCGTCGCCGCCCAGCGCGGCGCCGAAGTCACGCTGATCGCCGGGCACACCGCCGGACTGATCGACCCCGCCGGCGTCGAGGTGGTCCACGTCAGCTCCGCCGAGCAGCTCGGCGACGCGGTGGCCAAGCACGCCCCCGCGGCCGACGTGCTGGTGATGGCGGCGGCCGTCGCCGACTTCCGGCCCGCGCAGGTTTCCGCCGCCAAGATCAAAAAGGGCCCAAACGATCAAGACGCGCCGCCACTGATCGAGCTGGTGCGCAATGACGACGTGCTGGCCGGCGCGGTGCGGGCGCGCGCCCACGGCGAGCTGCCCAACATGCGGGCCATCGTCGGGTTCGCCGCGGAAACGGGTGACGCCAACGGCGATGTGCTCTTCCACGCCCGGGCCAAGCTGCGCCGCAAGGGGTGCGACCTGCTGGTGGTCAACGCGGTCGGCGACGGCCGGGCGTTCGAGGTGGACAGCAACGACGGGTGGCTGCTGGCGTCCGACGGCACCGAGTCCGCGCTGCAGCACGGTTCCAAGACGCTGATGGCCAGTCGTATCGTGGATGCGATCGCCGCGTTCCTGCACGGCGGCGGGTAG
- the metK gene encoding methionine adenosyltransferase, producing MSENGRLFTSESVTEGHPDKICDAISDSVLDALLAQDPRSRVAVETLVTTGQVHVVGEVTTTAKEAFADITNTVRARILDIGYDSSDKGFDGASCGVNIGIGAQSPDIAQGVDTAHETRVEGAADPLDSQGAGDQGLMFGYAINDTPELMPLPIALAHRLSRRLTEVRKNGVLPYLRPDGKTQVTIEYEDNVPVRLDTVVISTQHAAHIDLENTLTPDIREKVLNTVLDDLAHGTLDTSSTRLLINPTGKFVVGGPMGDAGLTGRKIIVDTYGGWARHGGGAFSGKDPSKVDRSAAYAMRWVAKNIVAAGLAERVEVQVAYAIGKAAPVGLFVETFGTATVDPVKIEKIVPEVFDLRPGAIIRDLDLLRPIYAQTAAYGHFGRTDIELPWEQLNKVDELKRAV from the coding sequence GTGAGCGAAAATGGTCGCCTGTTTACCAGTGAGTCGGTGACTGAGGGACATCCCGACAAGATCTGTGACGCGATCAGCGACTCGGTCCTCGATGCCCTGCTGGCCCAGGATCCCCGCTCACGTGTCGCGGTCGAGACGCTGGTCACGACGGGCCAGGTGCACGTCGTCGGCGAGGTGACGACGACGGCCAAGGAGGCGTTCGCCGACATCACCAACACCGTCCGCGCCCGCATCCTCGACATCGGCTACGACTCGTCGGACAAGGGCTTCGACGGCGCGTCGTGCGGGGTGAACATCGGCATCGGCGCCCAGTCGCCCGACATCGCCCAGGGCGTGGACACCGCCCACGAGACCCGCGTCGAGGGCGCGGCGGACCCGCTGGACTCCCAGGGCGCCGGCGACCAGGGCCTGATGTTCGGCTACGCGATCAACGACACCCCCGAGCTGATGCCGCTGCCCATCGCGCTGGCACACCGCCTGTCCCGGCGGCTGACCGAGGTGCGCAAGAACGGCGTGCTGCCGTATCTGCGCCCCGACGGCAAGACGCAGGTCACCATCGAATACGAAGACAACGTGCCGGTCCGGCTGGACACCGTGGTGATCTCGACCCAGCACGCGGCCCACATCGACCTGGAGAACACCCTGACCCCGGACATCCGGGAAAAGGTGCTCAACACCGTGCTCGACGACCTCGCGCACGGCACGCTGGACACCTCGTCCACGCGACTGCTGATCAACCCGACCGGCAAGTTCGTCGTCGGCGGCCCGATGGGCGACGCGGGCCTGACCGGCCGCAAGATCATCGTCGACACGTACGGCGGCTGGGCCCGCCACGGCGGCGGCGCCTTCTCCGGCAAGGATCCGTCCAAGGTCGACCGGTCGGCCGCCTACGCGATGCGCTGGGTGGCCAAGAACATCGTCGCCGCCGGGCTGGCGGAGCGGGTCGAGGTGCAGGTGGCCTACGCGATCGGCAAGGCCGCCCCGGTGGGATTGTTCGTGGAGACGTTCGGCACCGCCACGGTCGACCCGGTCAAGATCGAGAAGATCGTTCCCGAGGTGTTCGACCTGCGGCCCGGCGCGATCATCCGCGACCTGGACCTGCTGCGCCCGATCTACGCGCAGACCGCCGCGTACGGCCACTTCGGCCGCACCGACATCGAGCTCCCGTGGGAGCAGCTCAACAAGGTCGACGAGCTCAAGCGCGCCGTCTAG
- a CDS encoding flavin-containing monooxygenase has product MSSTPDYHTLIVGAGFSGIGAAIKLDDAGLPDYLVVEAGDGVGGTWHWNTYPGIAVDIPSFSYQFSFEQSPDWSRTYARGRELKAYAEHCVDKYGLRSRIRLNTKVQSAEFDDEHGLWRVQTDPGGTVTARFLISACGVLTVPNLPDIDGVDTFGGVTMHTARWDHDQDLTGKRVAIIGTGASAVQVIPEIAPIVKQLTVFQRTPIWCFPKLDVALPAPARWAMRVPGGKVVQRLLSQAFVEVTFPISAHYFTVVPLAKRMESAGLAYLRKQVHDPAVRDRLTPRYAVGCKRPGFHNEYLATFNRDNVRLVTEPIDKITPTSVATTDGESHEIDVLILATGFKVMDPDDIPTFAVTGSGGKSLSRFWDEHRLQAYEGVSVPGFPNLFTVFGPYGYVGSSYFALIETQTHHIVRCLKRAQRDGATRVEVTEEANDRYFAEMMRRRHRQIFWQDSCRLANSYYFDKNGDVPLRPTTTVEAYWRSRRFDLDDYRFTAGAR; this is encoded by the coding sequence ATGAGCAGCACTCCCGACTATCACACGCTGATCGTGGGCGCCGGCTTCTCCGGGATCGGCGCCGCCATCAAGCTCGACGACGCCGGACTGCCCGATTATCTCGTCGTCGAGGCGGGCGACGGGGTGGGCGGGACCTGGCACTGGAACACCTATCCCGGTATCGCCGTGGACATCCCGTCGTTCTCCTACCAGTTCTCCTTCGAGCAGAGCCCGGACTGGTCGCGCACGTACGCGCGGGGGCGCGAGCTCAAGGCGTACGCCGAACACTGCGTCGACAAGTACGGCCTGCGATCGCGAATCCGGTTGAACACCAAGGTGCAATCGGCCGAGTTCGACGACGAGCACGGCCTGTGGCGGGTGCAGACCGATCCCGGGGGCACGGTCACCGCCCGGTTCCTGATCAGCGCCTGCGGCGTCCTCACCGTCCCGAACCTGCCCGACATCGACGGCGTGGACACCTTCGGCGGCGTCACGATGCACACCGCGCGCTGGGACCACGACCAGGACCTGACCGGCAAGCGCGTCGCGATCATCGGCACCGGCGCCTCAGCCGTCCAAGTCATCCCCGAAATAGCCCCGATCGTCAAGCAGCTCACCGTGTTTCAGCGCACCCCGATCTGGTGCTTCCCCAAGCTGGACGTCGCGTTGCCCGCGCCGGCCCGGTGGGCCATGCGGGTCCCCGGCGGCAAGGTCGTGCAGCGGCTCCTCAGTCAGGCCTTCGTCGAAGTCACCTTCCCGATCTCCGCGCACTACTTCACGGTCGTGCCGCTGGCCAAACGGATGGAGTCGGCGGGGCTGGCCTATCTGCGCAAGCAGGTGCACGACCCGGCGGTGCGCGACCGGCTCACCCCGCGCTACGCGGTCGGCTGCAAACGGCCCGGATTTCACAACGAGTACCTGGCCACGTTCAACCGCGACAACGTGCGGCTGGTCACCGAGCCGATCGACAAGATCACCCCCACGTCGGTGGCCACCACCGACGGCGAAAGCCATGAGATCGACGTGCTGATCCTGGCGACCGGCTTCAAGGTGATGGACCCCGACGACATCCCGACGTTCGCGGTCACCGGAAGCGGCGGCAAATCGTTGAGCCGGTTCTGGGACGAGCACCGGCTGCAGGCCTACGAGGGCGTCAGCGTTCCCGGCTTTCCCAACCTGTTCACCGTGTTCGGACCGTACGGCTACGTCGGCTCGTCGTATTTCGCGCTCATCGAGACGCAGACCCACCACATCGTGCGGTGCCTGAAACGCGCCCAGCGCGACGGGGCGACGCGCGTGGAGGTCACCGAGGAGGCCAACGACCGGTACTTCGCCGAGATGATGCGCCGCCGGCACCGGCAGATCTTCTGGCAGGACAGCTGCCGGCTCGCCAACAGCTACTACTTCGACAAGAACGGCGACGTGCCGCTGCGCCCCACCACCACGGTGGAGGCCTACTGGCGCAGCCGGCGGTTCGACCTCGACGACTACCGATTCACCGCCGGTGCGCGCTAG
- a CDS encoding alpha/beta hydrolase — protein sequence MTEPSFARPGIDPTFKALLDAFPMTFSAADGVEVARKRLRLLQVPPEMLPDLRIEDRTIGHGEIADLPVRIYWPPLEPEDALPVVVFYHGGGFCLGGVDTHDPLARAHAVGAEAIVVSVDYRLAPEHPFPAAVHDAWAALQWVAAHADELGGDPGRIAVAGDSAGGNLAAVMAHLATQNDGPALSFQLLWYPVVTADLSLPSHTENANAPILDRDVIDAFLSWYLPDIDISDPASLPVTLAPANAADLSGLPPAYIATAEHDPLRDDGARYAELLDAAGVPAELSNEPNLVHGYASFALVIPAAGDATDRGLAALKKALHP from the coding sequence ATGACGGAGCCCTCATTCGCCCGACCGGGCATCGATCCGACGTTCAAGGCGCTGCTCGACGCCTTTCCGATGACCTTCAGCGCGGCCGACGGCGTGGAGGTCGCGCGCAAGCGGCTGCGGCTGCTCCAGGTGCCGCCCGAAATGCTGCCGGACCTGCGGATCGAGGACCGCACGATCGGTCACGGGGAGATCGCCGACCTTCCGGTGCGCATCTACTGGCCGCCCCTGGAACCCGAGGATGCGCTGCCCGTCGTCGTCTTCTACCACGGCGGCGGGTTCTGTCTCGGCGGCGTGGACACCCACGACCCCCTCGCCCGCGCCCACGCCGTCGGCGCCGAGGCGATCGTGGTGTCCGTCGACTACCGACTGGCCCCCGAGCATCCGTTCCCGGCCGCGGTCCACGACGCCTGGGCGGCGTTGCAGTGGGTCGCCGCGCACGCCGACGAGCTGGGCGGCGACCCCGGCCGCATCGCCGTCGCGGGCGACTCGGCCGGCGGCAACCTGGCCGCCGTGATGGCGCACCTGGCCACCCAGAACGACGGGCCGGCCCTCAGCTTCCAGCTGCTGTGGTATCCGGTGGTCACCGCCGATCTGTCGCTGCCCTCGCACACCGAGAACGCCAACGCGCCCATCCTGGACCGCGACGTGATCGACGCCTTCCTGTCCTGGTACCTGCCCGACATCGACATCAGCGACCCCGCGTCGCTGCCCGTCACGCTCGCCCCGGCGAACGCGGCGGACCTGTCCGGGTTGCCCCCCGCCTACATCGCGACCGCCGAGCACGACCCGCTGCGCGACGACGGCGCCCGCTACGCCGAACTGCTGGATGCCGCCGGCGTGCCCGCGGAGCTGAGCAACGAGCCCAACCTGGTGCACGGCTACGCCAGCTTCGCGTTGGTCATCCCCGCGGCCGGCGATGCCACCGACCGCGGGCTGGCCGCGCTGAAGAAGGCGCTGCACCCGTAG